In the Carassius auratus strain Wakin chromosome 50, ASM336829v1, whole genome shotgun sequence genome, one interval contains:
- the LOC113067267 gene encoding E3 ubiquitin-protein ligase AMFR-like isoform X2: MPLLFLERFPWPSLQTYTVLSTVLLAGSMLSAYSSVRDSESEDPQRAPEEDIRPDSVLTHVLMYLITDSLSIWVMVNTVCCILMLIAKVIQCIVFGPLRVSEKQHVKDKFWNFVFYKFIFIFGVLNVQRVEEVVLWCLWFSVLIFLHLMVQLCKDRFEYLSFSPTTPMVSHVRVLALLGSVLACCGGLAVLCALAGHLHGMHTVAFMAAECLLVTVRAGHVIIRYSIHLWDLNHEGTWENKSSYIYYTDFTMELTLLCLDLMHHIHMLLFGNIWLSMASLVIFMQLRYLFHEVQRRIRRHKNYLRVIDNMEARFAVATPDELLANNDDCAICWDSMTTARRLPCGHLFHNSCLRSWLEQDTSCPTCRMSLNINEGVRARDEGQRAPLDDNMTAGPGTEARPHLNQHNHFFHFDGSRIASWLPSFSVEVMHTTSILGIAQANNSQLNAMAHQIQEMFPQVPYHLVLQDLQLTRSVEVTTDNILEGRIQVPFPTQRTPIQINTSPEDSAGASSSSEVAAPEVEDFEVRGSRFSKSADERQRMLMQRKEELLQRARRRYLHKKTDEGDVFSAPAADNDDAMPSMEDEDSDSLTLRRRRMAAAAERRMQRNEPPPF; the protein is encoded by the exons ATGCCTCTGCTGTTTCTGGAGAGGTTCCCCTGGCCCAGTTTACAGACATACACAGTGCTGAGCACAGTTCTGCTGGCCGGGAGCATGCTGAGTGCCTACAGCTCAGTCAGAGACTCAGAGTCCGAGGACCCCCAGCGCGCCCCTGAGGAGGACATCAGGCCGGACAGTGTGCTCACTCACGTGCTGATGTACCTCATCACAGATAGTCTCTCCATCTGG GTGATGGTGAACACGGTGTGCTGCATCCTCATGTTAATAGCTAAAGTGATCCAGTGCATCGTGTTTGGACCGCTGAGAGTCAGCGAGAAACAG CATGTGAAGGATAAGTTCTGGAACTTCGTCTTCTACAAGTTCATCTTCATCTTCGGCGTGCTGAACGTGCAGCGGGTGGAGGAGGTGGTGCTGTGGTGTCTGTGGTTCTCCGTGCTCATCTTCCTGCATCTGATGGTGCAGCTCTGCAAAGACCGCTTCGAATAC CTCTCGTTCTCTCCCACCACTCCGATGGTCAGTCACGTGCGAGTGTTGGCTCTGCTGGGGTCTGTTTTGGCGTGCTGCGGGGGTCTGGCAGTGCTCTGCGCTCTAGCCGGGCATCTTCACGGCATGCACACTGTCGCTTTCATGGCAGCTGAG TGTTTGCTGGTGACGGTGCGCGCAGGACACGTCATCATACG GTACTCCATTCACTTGTGGGACCTGAACCATGAGGGGACCTGGGAGAACAAGAGCTCGTATATCTACTACACAGACTTCACCATGGAGTTAACCCTCCTCTGCCTGGACCTGATGCATCACATCCACATGCTG CTCTTCGGGAACATCTGGTTGTCCATGGCTAGTCTTGTGATCTTTATGCAGCTGCGCTATCTCTTCCACGAGGTGCAGAGACGAATTCGCCGCCATAAAAACTACTTGCGTGTTATTGACAATATGGAGGCCAG GTTTGCTGTGGCGACGCCTGACGAGCTGCTGGCTAATAACGATGACTGTGCCATCTGCTGGGATTCAATGACTACAGCACGCAGGCTGCCCTGTGGACATCTTTTCCACAA TTCCTGTCTGCGCTCCTGGCTGGAGCAGGACACTTCCTGTCCCACGTGCCGTATGTCTCTGAACATCAATGAAGGCGTGAGAGCGAGAGACGAGGGTCAGAGGGCGCCGCTGGATGATAACATGACCGCCGGACCGGGAACAGAGGCCCGGCCGCACCTCAACCAGCACAACCACTTCTTCCACTTCGATG GGTCACGCATTGCCAGTTGGCTGCCGAGCTTCTCTGTGGAGGTCATGCACACCACCAGCATCCTTGGGATCGCACAGGCCAACAACTCGCAGCTCAATGCCATG GCCCATCAGATCCAGGAGATGTTCCCACAGGTCCCTTATCATCTGGTCCTGCAGGATTTACAGCTCACTCGCTCCGTTGAGGTCACCACCGATAACATCCTGGAGGGCAGGATCCAGGTGCCTTTCCCAACACAG CGCACACCCATACAGATAAACACTTCTCCTGAAGACTCAGCGGGTGCCAGCAGCAGTTCAGAGGTCGCTGCCCCCGAGGTGGAAGACTTTGAGGTGCGGGGGAGCCGCTTTTCCAAGTCTGCAGATGAGAGACAGAGGATGCTAATGCAGAGGAAGGAGGAGCTGCTCCAGAGAGCACGCAG ACGTTATCTACACAAAAAAACTGATGAAGGAGATGTGTTTTCTGCTCCTGCTGCTGATAATGACGATGCCATGCCCTCCATGGAGGACGAAGACTCAGATTCACTGACCTTGAGACGGAGAAGAATGGCGGCTGCAGCCGAGAGACGCATGCAGAGGAACGAGCCTCCCCCATTTTGA
- the LOC113067267 gene encoding E3 ubiquitin-protein ligase AMFR-like isoform X3, producing the protein MPLLFLERFPWPSLQTYTVLSTVLLAGSMLSAYSSVRDSESEDPQRAPEEDIRPDSVLTHVLMYLITDSLSIWVMVNTVCCILMLIAKVIQCIVFGPLRVSEKQHVKDKFWNFVFYKFIFIFGVLNVQRVEEVVLWCLWFSVLIFLHLMVQLCKDRFEYLSFSPTTPMVSHVRVLALLGSVLACCGGLAVLCALAGHLHGMHTVAFMAAECLLVTVRAGHVIIRYSIHLWDLNHEGTWENKSSYIYYTDFTMELTLLCLDLMHHIHMLLFGNIWLSMASLVIFMQLRYLFHEVQRRIRRHKNYLRVIDNMEARFAVATPDELLANNDDCAICWDSMTTARRLPCGHLFHNSCLRSWLEQDTSCPTCRMSLNINEGVRARDEGQRAPLDDNMTAGPGTEARPHLNQHNHFFHFDGSRIASWLPSFSVEVMHTTSILGIAQANNSQLNAMAHQIQEMFPQVPYHLVLQDLQLTRSVEVTTDNILEGRIQVPFPTQINTSPEDSAGASSSSEVAAPEVEDFEVRGSRFSKSADERQRMLMQRKEELLQRARRRYLHKKTDEGDVFSAPAADNDDAMPSMEDEDSDSLTLRRRRMAAAAERRMQRNEPPPF; encoded by the exons ATGCCTCTGCTGTTTCTGGAGAGGTTCCCCTGGCCCAGTTTACAGACATACACAGTGCTGAGCACAGTTCTGCTGGCCGGGAGCATGCTGAGTGCCTACAGCTCAGTCAGAGACTCAGAGTCCGAGGACCCCCAGCGCGCCCCTGAGGAGGACATCAGGCCGGACAGTGTGCTCACTCACGTGCTGATGTACCTCATCACAGATAGTCTCTCCATCTGG GTGATGGTGAACACGGTGTGCTGCATCCTCATGTTAATAGCTAAAGTGATCCAGTGCATCGTGTTTGGACCGCTGAGAGTCAGCGAGAAACAG CATGTGAAGGATAAGTTCTGGAACTTCGTCTTCTACAAGTTCATCTTCATCTTCGGCGTGCTGAACGTGCAGCGGGTGGAGGAGGTGGTGCTGTGGTGTCTGTGGTTCTCCGTGCTCATCTTCCTGCATCTGATGGTGCAGCTCTGCAAAGACCGCTTCGAATAC CTCTCGTTCTCTCCCACCACTCCGATGGTCAGTCACGTGCGAGTGTTGGCTCTGCTGGGGTCTGTTTTGGCGTGCTGCGGGGGTCTGGCAGTGCTCTGCGCTCTAGCCGGGCATCTTCACGGCATGCACACTGTCGCTTTCATGGCAGCTGAG TGTTTGCTGGTGACGGTGCGCGCAGGACACGTCATCATACG GTACTCCATTCACTTGTGGGACCTGAACCATGAGGGGACCTGGGAGAACAAGAGCTCGTATATCTACTACACAGACTTCACCATGGAGTTAACCCTCCTCTGCCTGGACCTGATGCATCACATCCACATGCTG CTCTTCGGGAACATCTGGTTGTCCATGGCTAGTCTTGTGATCTTTATGCAGCTGCGCTATCTCTTCCACGAGGTGCAGAGACGAATTCGCCGCCATAAAAACTACTTGCGTGTTATTGACAATATGGAGGCCAG GTTTGCTGTGGCGACGCCTGACGAGCTGCTGGCTAATAACGATGACTGTGCCATCTGCTGGGATTCAATGACTACAGCACGCAGGCTGCCCTGTGGACATCTTTTCCACAA TTCCTGTCTGCGCTCCTGGCTGGAGCAGGACACTTCCTGTCCCACGTGCCGTATGTCTCTGAACATCAATGAAGGCGTGAGAGCGAGAGACGAGGGTCAGAGGGCGCCGCTGGATGATAACATGACCGCCGGACCGGGAACAGAGGCCCGGCCGCACCTCAACCAGCACAACCACTTCTTCCACTTCGATG GGTCACGCATTGCCAGTTGGCTGCCGAGCTTCTCTGTGGAGGTCATGCACACCACCAGCATCCTTGGGATCGCACAGGCCAACAACTCGCAGCTCAATGCCATG GCCCATCAGATCCAGGAGATGTTCCCACAGGTCCCTTATCATCTGGTCCTGCAGGATTTACAGCTCACTCGCTCCGTTGAGGTCACCACCGATAACATCCTGGAGGGCAGGATCCAGGTGCCTTTCCCAACACAG ATAAACACTTCTCCTGAAGACTCAGCGGGTGCCAGCAGCAGTTCAGAGGTCGCTGCCCCCGAGGTGGAAGACTTTGAGGTGCGGGGGAGCCGCTTTTCCAAGTCTGCAGATGAGAGACAGAGGATGCTAATGCAGAGGAAGGAGGAGCTGCTCCAGAGAGCACGCAG ACGTTATCTACACAAAAAAACTGATGAAGGAGATGTGTTTTCTGCTCCTGCTGCTGATAATGACGATGCCATGCCCTCCATGGAGGACGAAGACTCAGATTCACTGACCTTGAGACGGAGAAGAATGGCGGCTGCAGCCGAGAGACGCATGCAGAGGAACGAGCCTCCCCCATTTTGA
- the LOC113067268 gene encoding iroquois-class homeodomain protein IRX-5-like → MAFPQGYLYHSSLSLFSCPPYGSSAITGPHTDDLGRSSSGSAFAPYASPAFSSLRYSPEPTAPFTSYGGSPYDPSAGMTGSVGYHPYAGPLGPYPFGDPAYRKNSTRDATATLKAWLGEHRKNPYPTKGEKIMLAIITKMSLTQVSTWFANARRRLKKENKMTWTSRNRSEDEDEEDSIDLEKTDEDDEPLKTAVKAQMTKDSVVEDCTEDQDDATDGVTLDCEQENRTVSVSPVPTTSSPQNELSEARRPLSEDCQSTSVTHSANPTPKPKLWSLAEIATSDKRSDEASQTPGALPPVGSPAQCPFPSRHFYYTSPLCAGFTNHGALGHLQGSIPAHLSGVNQTVFHRARDSTPTLHESDNLL, encoded by the exons ATGGCGTTTCCTCAAGGATACTTGTATCATTCGTCTCTGTCTCTGTTCTCGTGCCCTCCGTACGGCTCCAGCGCGATCACGGGACCGCACACGGATGATCTGGGACGCTCCTCCAGCGGATCTGCTTTCGCCCCGTACGCGTCACCAGCCTTCAGCTCACTCCGGTACAGTCCCGAACCCACAGCCCCCTTCACTTCCTACGGG GGCTCCCCATATGACCCTTCTGCAGGCATGACCGGCTCTGTGGGCTATCACCCGTACGCCGGTCCCCTGGGCCCGTACCCGTTCGGAGACCCCGCTTACCGGAAGAACTCCACACGAGACGCCACCGCCACCCTGAAGGCCTGGCTCGGCGAACACCGGAAAAACCCTTACCCCACCAAAGGAGAGAAGATCATGCTGGCCATCATCACCAAGATGAGCCTCACTCAGGTGTCCACCTGGTTCGCCAACGCGCGCAGAAGACTCAAAAAAGAGAATAAGATGACGTGGACGTCACGGAACCGGAgcgaggatgaagatgaggaggacAGCATTGATTTAGAGAAAACCGACGAGGACGACGAGCCGCTCAAAACAGCCGTGAAAGCACAGATGACCAAAGATTCAG TTGTGGAGGACTGCACGGAAGATCAGGACGACGCGACGGATGGTGTCACACTCGACTGTGAGCAAGAGAACCGGACAGTGTCTGTGTCTCCGGTGCCAACGACCTCCTCTCCCCAAAACGAGCTGAGCGAAGCCAGGAGGCCCCTCAGTGAAGACTGCCAGTCCACATCTGTCACTCACTCCGCAAACCCGACCCCCAAACCCAAACTCTGGTCCCTGGCCGAGATCGCTACGTCGGATAAGAGGAGTGACGAAGCGTCACAGACACCAGGGGCGTTACCGCCCGTCGGGTCACCAGCGCAGTGCCCCTTTCCCTCCAGACACTTCTACTACACATCTCCTCTCTGCGCGGGCTTCACGAACCACGGCGCGCTCGGACACCTGCAGGGTTCGATCCCGGCGCATCTGAGCGGAGTTAATCAGACGGTGTTTCACAGAGCGAGAGACAGCACACCGACTCTGCACGAGAGCGACAACCTTCTTTAG
- the LOC113067267 gene encoding E3 ubiquitin-protein ligase AMFR-like isoform X1, whose protein sequence is MPLLFLERFPWPSLQTYTVLSTVLLAGSMLSAYSSVRDSESEDPQRAPEEDIRPDSVLTHVLMYLITDSLSIWVMVNTVCCILMLIAKVIQCIVFGPLRVSEKQHVKDKFWNFVFYKFIFIFGVLNVQRVEEVVLWCLWFSVLIFLHLMVQLCKDRFEYLSFSPTTPMVSHVRVLALLGSVLACCGGLAVLCALAGHLHGMHTVAFMAAECLLVTVRAGHVIIRYSIHLWDLNHEGTWENKSSYIYYTDFTMELTLLCLDLMHHIHMLLFGNIWLSMASLVIFMQLRYLFHEVQRRIRRHKNYLRVIDNMEARFAVATPDELLANNDDCAICWDSMTTARRLPCGHLFHNSCLRSWLEQDTSCPTCRMSLNINEGVRARDEGQRAPLDDNMTAGPGTEARPHLNQHNHFFHFDGSRIASWLPSFSVEVMHTTSILGIAQANNSQLNAMAHQIQEMFPQVPYHLVLQDLQLTRSVEVTTDNILEGRIQVPFPTQTVERTPIQINTSPEDSAGASSSSEVAAPEVEDFEVRGSRFSKSADERQRMLMQRKEELLQRARRRYLHKKTDEGDVFSAPAADNDDAMPSMEDEDSDSLTLRRRRMAAAAERRMQRNEPPPF, encoded by the exons ATGCCTCTGCTGTTTCTGGAGAGGTTCCCCTGGCCCAGTTTACAGACATACACAGTGCTGAGCACAGTTCTGCTGGCCGGGAGCATGCTGAGTGCCTACAGCTCAGTCAGAGACTCAGAGTCCGAGGACCCCCAGCGCGCCCCTGAGGAGGACATCAGGCCGGACAGTGTGCTCACTCACGTGCTGATGTACCTCATCACAGATAGTCTCTCCATCTGG GTGATGGTGAACACGGTGTGCTGCATCCTCATGTTAATAGCTAAAGTGATCCAGTGCATCGTGTTTGGACCGCTGAGAGTCAGCGAGAAACAG CATGTGAAGGATAAGTTCTGGAACTTCGTCTTCTACAAGTTCATCTTCATCTTCGGCGTGCTGAACGTGCAGCGGGTGGAGGAGGTGGTGCTGTGGTGTCTGTGGTTCTCCGTGCTCATCTTCCTGCATCTGATGGTGCAGCTCTGCAAAGACCGCTTCGAATAC CTCTCGTTCTCTCCCACCACTCCGATGGTCAGTCACGTGCGAGTGTTGGCTCTGCTGGGGTCTGTTTTGGCGTGCTGCGGGGGTCTGGCAGTGCTCTGCGCTCTAGCCGGGCATCTTCACGGCATGCACACTGTCGCTTTCATGGCAGCTGAG TGTTTGCTGGTGACGGTGCGCGCAGGACACGTCATCATACG GTACTCCATTCACTTGTGGGACCTGAACCATGAGGGGACCTGGGAGAACAAGAGCTCGTATATCTACTACACAGACTTCACCATGGAGTTAACCCTCCTCTGCCTGGACCTGATGCATCACATCCACATGCTG CTCTTCGGGAACATCTGGTTGTCCATGGCTAGTCTTGTGATCTTTATGCAGCTGCGCTATCTCTTCCACGAGGTGCAGAGACGAATTCGCCGCCATAAAAACTACTTGCGTGTTATTGACAATATGGAGGCCAG GTTTGCTGTGGCGACGCCTGACGAGCTGCTGGCTAATAACGATGACTGTGCCATCTGCTGGGATTCAATGACTACAGCACGCAGGCTGCCCTGTGGACATCTTTTCCACAA TTCCTGTCTGCGCTCCTGGCTGGAGCAGGACACTTCCTGTCCCACGTGCCGTATGTCTCTGAACATCAATGAAGGCGTGAGAGCGAGAGACGAGGGTCAGAGGGCGCCGCTGGATGATAACATGACCGCCGGACCGGGAACAGAGGCCCGGCCGCACCTCAACCAGCACAACCACTTCTTCCACTTCGATG GGTCACGCATTGCCAGTTGGCTGCCGAGCTTCTCTGTGGAGGTCATGCACACCACCAGCATCCTTGGGATCGCACAGGCCAACAACTCGCAGCTCAATGCCATG GCCCATCAGATCCAGGAGATGTTCCCACAGGTCCCTTATCATCTGGTCCTGCAGGATTTACAGCTCACTCGCTCCGTTGAGGTCACCACCGATAACATCCTGGAGGGCAGGATCCAGGTGCCTTTCCCAACACAG ACTGTGGAGCGCACACCCATACAGATAAACACTTCTCCTGAAGACTCAGCGGGTGCCAGCAGCAGTTCAGAGGTCGCTGCCCCCGAGGTGGAAGACTTTGAGGTGCGGGGGAGCCGCTTTTCCAAGTCTGCAGATGAGAGACAGAGGATGCTAATGCAGAGGAAGGAGGAGCTGCTCCAGAGAGCACGCAG ACGTTATCTACACAAAAAAACTGATGAAGGAGATGTGTTTTCTGCTCCTGCTGCTGATAATGACGATGCCATGCCCTCCATGGAGGACGAAGACTCAGATTCACTGACCTTGAGACGGAGAAGAATGGCGGCTGCAGCCGAGAGACGCATGCAGAGGAACGAGCCTCCCCCATTTTGA